From one Sciurus carolinensis chromosome 9, mSciCar1.2, whole genome shotgun sequence genomic stretch:
- the LOC124992780 gene encoding uncharacterized protein C6orf62 homolog: protein MILLGSSISSRLRVKRWVMGKLYHLYFKIRDPNSRNKQALNRLRAQLRKKKESLADQFDFKMYIAFVFKEKKKKSALFEVSEIIPVMTNNYEENILKGVGDSSYSLESSIELLQKDVVQLHASRYQSMRRDVIGCTQEMDFILWPRNDIEKIVCLLFSRWKESDEPFRPVQAKFEFHHGDYEKQFLHVLSRKDKTGIVVNNPNQSMFLFIDRQHLQTPKNKATIFKLCSICLYLPQEQLTHWAVGTIEDHLRPYMPE from the exons ATGATTCTCCTTGGCAGCAGCATTAGCAGCCGCCTGAGGGTGAAAAGGTGGGTGATGGGGAAGTTG TACCACCTGTATTTCAAAATTAGGGACCCAAACTCCCGGAACAAACAAGCGCTGAACAGACTTCGTGCTCagcttagaaagaaaaaagaatctctAGCTGACCAGTTTGACTTCAAGATGTATATTGCCTTTGTGttcaaggagaagaagaaaaaatcagcaCTTTTTGAAGTGTCTGAGATTATACCAGTCATGACaaataattatgaagaaaatatccTGAAAGGTGTGGGAGATTCCAGCTATTCCTTGGAAAGTTCCATAGAGCTTTTACAAAAGGATGTGGTACAGCTCCATGCTTCTCGATACCAGTCTATGAGAAGGGATGTAATTGGCTGTACTCAGGagatggatttcattctttggcCTCGGAATGATATTGAGAAAATTGTCTGTCTCCTGTTTTCCAGGTGGAAGGAATCTGATGAGCCTTTTAGGCCTGTTCAGGCCAAATTTGAGTTTCATCACGGTGACTATGAGAAACAGTTTCTGCATGTACTGAGCCGCAAGGACAAGACTGGAATTGTTGTCAACAATCCCAACCAGTCAATGTTTCTCTTCATTGACAGACAGCACTTGCAGACTCCAAAAAACAAAGCTACAATCTTCAAGTTATGCAGCATCTGCCTCTACCTGCCACAGGAACAGCTCACCCATTGGGCAGTTGGCACCATAGAGGATCACCTCCGTCCTTACATGCCAGAATAG